The sequence below is a genomic window from Sylvia atricapilla isolate bSylAtr1 chromosome 26, bSylAtr1.pri, whole genome shotgun sequence.
GGGGACCATCTGGTGGGACCTCCGGGGTACACGGGGACCCCTGTGACTCTCCCTGCGTTCTCCTTACAGCCCACCCCAGGCTGGGACCGAGGAGCTGCCGACTCCCACTGCCCCGAGCCAAGCCAACACCTCGTCCCCAGCGCCCGGCGGCAGCGCCCAGTTCCTGGCGATCCTGACCCGCTTCATCCGGCAGctcctgagctcctccagcGAGCCGCCCCCCCAGCCCAGTGCCCACCACTGGCTGGACTTCGAGGTGATGGAGACCCTCCCTCACCAGCTCCTCAACCTGTCGGAGGAGGCGGCGCTGGAGCGGCTGGTGCAGTCGGAGGAGCCCtcggtgctgctgctgccccaggacagCGGCGccgtgctggagcagcacctgggGGACTGGCAGCCGGAGGGCAccgtgctgcagctgctgctgggcaaaCTGCAGGTGGTCATCCAGGAGCTCAGGGACATCCCGGCTTTCCAAGCCAACGCGGCGCTATTCCGGCACCTCCTGACCTTCTGCTACTacccggccgggccggggcaggcCGAGGCGGCCGAGCGGGGGCCGGGCTCTCGGAAGCTGCgcacgctgctgctgctgaaggcgCTGCAGTCGGTGCGGGCGCGCTGGCAGGAGCGCAGGAAGGTGCAGCGGCAGAACCGCAGCGCTCGGCACCAGGCGCACTGCCGGCTGCAGGAGCTCACCATCGACCTGCGCGACCGCCACTTCATCGTCATGCCCACGGTGTACGCGGCCAACAACTGCGAGGGGCCCTGCCGCCTGCCGCTGTCCACGCGCGTCCCCAGCTACTTCTCGCAcacggtgctgctgctgggcatgCAGGAGCGCGGCTCGCCGCTGCGCAGGGCTCCGTGCTGCGTGCCCGTGCGCTACTCGGACCAGCTCATCATCAGCCTCTCCTCGGACGGGCTGGAGATCCGCAAGTTCCCCAACATGGTGGCAGAGGAGTGCGGCTGCCGGTGAGGCTCCCGCCGGCCTCCCTGCTCGCCCCACCCCGGCCCCTCTCCCGGTTCGCCCTCCCGGCTCGGGATCTGGTGCTTCTCGCCCAGACGGGAGCTCCCCGTGTGTCCTTTCCCCGTGGTTCGGTTCGTTAGCGTCGCTCTGGTTCTGGGTTCGCCCATGCCcgtccctggggctgctccgtGCTCcgctggggctgtccccgctCCCGCGGGGCGCTTTGGGCTGGGCACGGGCACGGAAGGGCCGTGGGGAGAGGGCAAAGCTTGGCAGATCCAGGCAGGACCATTCTTCTCTATCCCTCTGCTCCCGTAGTGGCTGGGAAGGACAGGCGCTGCTTCCTCCAAGCCTTGCAGCGTCCTCTGGCCATTCCCCAGCTCCCCCCCGGCCCCACGGCTCCACCCGTGACAGCAGAGCAAGAGGCCAAatccagccgtgccctggggaCCCGTGTCTGTGTGAGCCGGGCCCGTGGCTCGGGGCTCCCGGCCAGGTCACAGCAGCGTCACCCCGCGCTGACCCCGCTGCCGGCcgaggggaggagggagcgaTCCCCTTACACCTCCCGGGCTGCTCTCACCATTCATGGGAGCGGGAGCGAACGGCTGCCAGAGCACCTGCTCCGCGTCCCCGCCGGCGTCAGCACGGGCCGCCTGCCCCAGATCAtcttccagctgtgcccagcccgCAGCCGGGGATCCAAACCCTCgggaagcagctcctggccttgTCCTGGCTACACCTCCTTCGGTTTTGCAGTGTCCCCGCGGGGAGGCACGGCTGGAGGCTGGTACCCACCGGTCTCATCTGCAGGATTAGCCCTGAGCCCCTCGGGTTTGGGggacacagaaaacacacacacaaacccaggGACAAAACACATAACCAGGGACAAgggcttttctcattttcctttttttttccccctatttttttttttaaaacatcaagttgaatacctttttaaaaatgaaaatagtttattttaacCACTGCTGACTTAGCAAATACTGAAACCTGCCATGGGTCGGGGCTGTGAACGTCTCTGGCTGTGTGACATTGCTCTTGTGTTTCCTTCCTAAAAGCGACTCGGAGAAGGCGAGGCCCGCAGGGATCCCTGGGTGaagggctccagccctgctctgtcacCAGCACCTTCTGGGCCACCCCACAGCAATGGGGTGAGGTTGGGGGGTCTGTCCCCGATGTCCCTCTGAGGACAGCTGCAGCCTGGTTTCCTAACCCAGAATATTCTTCTCTCTtgatttgcttttaataaaacCATTAACCCAAGAGCTGCACAGTGTGGACACAACTCTGTTCACTGGgatccctgcactgccctggaACCACGAGTGGAGATGAActgcagagggatttggggtggggatGGAGAAGTAACGAGACCCAAAGAAGCTCCTTCCGTGAGTCCTTTCAGGTTGCCTTTGATCCAGGGGGGCCCAAAGTCCCCGGGGAGgctcctgccaggctcctgggctgctctgctgctgctcgggGGTCCCGGGGTGCTGGACACCCGGGGGGGGGTCTCTGGAGGGCAGGGTTCCTTGCTGGGGGCAGTGGTGGGATTGGATCTCCCTGGATCCAGTGTCATGGAGCCCCGCACCCGCCCCGGCCTCAGTCACGCCTCTtgccctccctggccctgccgTCCCGGCCCGGCGCCGGCTCCCAGGGCTTCCTGcccttctgctgcttccagtcCCGCCTCGGGCTCTCCCGGCCGCCGTCAGCCCTGCCGGGACGGCCCTTCCACCCTTCCCTCCTGGACTCAtcccgctcccgccgcctctccttcttctccttcctctcccgGTCCCgcttcttctgctgctgctcgtGTTCCCTGGCGGCCCTGGGGGCTCTGCCGGGTTTGTCCCCCGGGCTCCTGTCCTTGGCCCGTGCCTCCCTCCGGCTGCTCCGCTCTGCATGCACAGCACGGCCTTCCCGGgccttctccttcttctcctccttcttcttcttctcctccttctccttctcctcctcctccttctccttctctgcctcctcctcttcctcctcattctcctctttttcttcctccttctcctcctcctcttctttctcctccttctcctccttctccacctTTTTCTCCTGGCTCTTCTTCCCCTCCATCACAGCCATTGGCACCTCGGGGACGTCTGCAGGTTCTTCGTCCTtgtcctcctcctcatccttgTCCTCATCCTTTtccccatccttgtccccaTCCTTGTCCTCATCCTCTGGTGTTGTGCGGCCAAACCACTTCTTGAAGATCCAGGGTTctgcctgtgggacagaggggacCAGGAACTGATGATGCAGCCCAGGGACCCCTCTCCACCCCTCCTCCTGGGGACAAGCCGCTCCCTGCCCCGGGAGGTGCCACCCTGACCCGTACCAGGTTGCTGTCGGCTTCGCTGTCGTAGTCATCGTCTTCATCTTCGTCATCACCATCATCCTCCAGCACGCTGCTCTCTGGTGGCGACGCAGGCTGGGCAGTCACCGCCTCCGGGATCTCCTCCGCCTTGGGGCTCACGACctctgggagggagagggacaggCCAGTGTCAGCGTGTTTGGGTGGGATATCCCCCAGGGgcccccagggccaccccaccCTGCCATGGGGCCTGTCCCAGGCTGGATCCGGGGGGAACGGAGCCTTAGACCCACCGGGAATGGGAGGCGGCGGAGGTTCCTGCCGGCCGCGGGCGAGTCCCTCCTTGGAGCACGGCGctggaagagaggaggggacaggagccaggcGGTGGCAGCACGGTCCGGACACCCCTTCCCGCTCCGTGTGGCTCCCGACTCAccttggagcagctggaaggtgACGCTGAGCAGGGCGACGACGGAGGCCACCAGGATGCACTTGTTGAGGGTGAGTCCTTCCCAGAGCAGCGGCTCCTCCGCAGCGTCCAGGCTGGGCGGCTCCGCCTTGCTCTGCACGGGGAGCGTCCTGGGGACTGCGGCCCCAGGGAAAAATGTTACTGCAGGGAACTGGCGAGAGGCAAAGGGCTCTGAGCTGGCGAGTGGGAAGAGCTCTTAAcatcctcctgcacagcccactcagggcagggacagggacagggacagggacagggacagggacagggacagggcaggagctgctcctgccacgTGTTTGCACTGCAGGCGTGGGGACAGGAGTGTCCCGAGGGCTGAGACCGAGGGGTTTGGCCCATGGTGGCGTTAGAGTACCCTGGGGATCAAGCTGAGAaaagctctgcctgtgctcctcctgcagcagcaaatctgggcagggtggagaggaggaggaggaggaggaggatctGGCAGGCGGCTGAGGAGCCCCGTTTCCATCCCCGTGTCACTGATTTCCCCGGGGACTGTGGAGAGCACAActtctcctgtcactgctccaTGGGCTGGCCGGGGACACGGGATTGTGCCTCTGTGGCACCCGGGGGCAGGGTGGCCAttctggggcagggaagggctttCCCACACACCCACCTGGAGGTCCGGCAGCGCTGCTCTTGGCTCCCACCTTCTCCACCCGCTTCTTCTCCGCCGCTTTCCTGTCCCCGCCGAGCGGGGCCGGCTCTGGCATGTCCGGCTCC
It includes:
- the JSRP1 gene encoding junctional sarcoplasmic reticulum protein 1: MPEPAPLGGDRKAAEKKRVEKVGAKSSAAGPPVPRTLPVQSKAEPPSLDAAEEPLLWEGLTLNKCILVASVVALLSVTFQLLQAPCSKEGLARGRQEPPPPPIPEVVSPKAEEIPEAVTAQPASPPESSVLEDDGDDEDEDDDYDSEADSNLAEPWIFKKWFGRTTPEDEDKDGDKDGEKDEDKDEEEDKDEEPADVPEVPMAVMEGKKSQEKKVEKEEKEEKEEEEEKEEEKEENEEEEEEAEKEKEEEEKEKEEKKKKEEKKEKAREGRAVHAERSSRREARAKDRSPGDKPGRAPRAAREHEQQQKKRDRERKEKKERRRERDESRREGWKGRPGRADGGRESPRRDWKQQKGRKPWEPAPGRDGRAREGKRRD